The following proteins come from a genomic window of Pirellula staleyi DSM 6068:
- a CDS encoding helix-turn-helix transcriptional regulator — MAKKRTKLVTDQIRQAIDDSGFTRYRIAKETGISEATLALFYNGQRGLSTEALNAIGQFLELKITLGRKADQESK; from the coding sequence ATGGCCAAGAAGCGAACCAAACTTGTGACCGATCAGATTCGCCAAGCGATCGACGATTCGGGATTTACCCGCTATCGAATCGCGAAGGAAACCGGCATCAGCGAAGCAACGCTCGCTTTGTTCTATAACGGGCAACGTGGACTCTCGACCGAAGCTCTGAACGCGATCGGGCAGTTCCTCGAACTCAAAATTACACTCGGTCGCAAAGCCGATCAGGAAAGCAAATAA
- a CDS encoding helix-turn-helix domain-containing protein: MNDRQPTKQLLVDPREAAKMLAVSPRKLWGMTFEETPGLPYVRCGRLVRYSIVDIERWIASQRQGGNQ; this comes from the coding sequence ATGAACGATCGACAGCCTACCAAGCAGTTGTTAGTTGACCCTCGCGAAGCGGCCAAGATGCTTGCTGTTTCGCCTCGCAAACTTTGGGGGATGACCTTCGAAGAAACGCCCGGCCTGCCGTATGTGCGGTGTGGTCGATTGGTGCGCTATTCGATTGTCGACATCGAACGCTGGATTGCCTCGCAGCGACAAGGGGGCAACCAATGA
- a CDS encoding sialate O-acetylesterase has protein sequence MRTNILSLAVLLTMACLTLPGIAQEAAPTGKLRLHAIFDSNMVLQRGKPIVIWGWANPGESVSVQLGQDKAEAKAAAEKGRWEVTFPARDASAEPQNLTVTAGGEKVEMTNIVVGDVWVMYGQSNMAFPLKNVLNKDTESAQANLPNLRLFSITTNEQADPQEDIRRETIDTGGWVTSTPETALEFSAIGFVFGKQVQLSLGIPIGLIKNSRGGASMEALVPPHKFQEIPSGKALVENINAQRATFDLQAVSMAQYEKELKQAQDKKLPEDKWPKKPENGDNVRSWNIPGKSPSHPGSVYNGMFGVFKGYNIKGVLLHHGYNNAMTGNCRPKFYRWMTKALIEGVREDFQDPTIAYGVIGFCAGGNPQSEEDFELQPPGPPFIREAQRLGVEDLKDPLTNGYIPAYDVQSPGLHPPKKVELGQRAARWALNKFYDQKAQWEEAKLLSVKTEGDEMILTFDKRVQRVDWGNILEGFALAGEDGKYYKAYARRSTKGDIWEAAKTVHVWSPLVPQPVHVRYAWGHSPMGNLKVAGLPEMPIPEFRTDSWDLPESEDLTDKGLTREFSKEWQEDGKARLEYRRTEEAKRALEIIERLKTLGKPTP, from the coding sequence ATGCGAACCAACATCCTCTCCCTTGCTGTTTTGCTCACCATGGCCTGCCTTACTTTACCCGGCATCGCGCAAGAAGCCGCGCCAACGGGCAAACTCAGACTCCACGCCATCTTCGACAGCAACATGGTGCTCCAGCGCGGCAAACCTATCGTCATCTGGGGGTGGGCGAACCCCGGTGAAAGTGTCTCGGTGCAGCTCGGCCAGGACAAAGCCGAAGCCAAGGCTGCGGCCGAAAAAGGCCGCTGGGAAGTCACCTTCCCCGCCCGCGATGCAAGTGCGGAGCCACAGAACCTGACTGTCACCGCCGGTGGCGAGAAAGTGGAAATGACCAACATCGTCGTCGGCGATGTGTGGGTTATGTATGGTCAGAGCAACATGGCGTTTCCGCTCAAGAACGTATTGAACAAGGACACGGAATCCGCGCAGGCGAATCTGCCTAACCTGCGCCTGTTTTCCATCACCACCAACGAGCAGGCCGATCCGCAGGAGGACATCCGCCGCGAAACCATCGACACCGGTGGCTGGGTGACTTCCACCCCGGAAACCGCGCTCGAATTCTCCGCCATCGGCTTCGTGTTCGGCAAGCAGGTTCAGCTTTCTCTGGGAATCCCGATCGGCCTGATCAAGAACTCTCGCGGTGGTGCCTCGATGGAGGCTTTGGTGCCTCCCCACAAGTTTCAGGAAATCCCTTCGGGCAAGGCGCTGGTCGAGAACATCAATGCCCAGCGTGCCACCTTCGACCTCCAAGCCGTTTCCATGGCGCAATATGAAAAAGAGCTGAAACAAGCCCAGGACAAAAAGCTGCCGGAAGACAAGTGGCCAAAAAAACCGGAAAATGGAGACAATGTTCGCTCCTGGAACATTCCCGGCAAAAGCCCCAGCCACCCCGGCAGCGTTTACAACGGCATGTTCGGCGTTTTCAAAGGCTACAACATCAAGGGCGTGCTGCTCCACCACGGCTACAACAACGCGATGACCGGCAACTGCCGTCCGAAATTCTACCGTTGGATGACCAAAGCCCTGATCGAAGGGGTGCGTGAGGATTTCCAAGACCCAACGATCGCCTATGGCGTGATTGGTTTCTGCGCCGGCGGCAATCCCCAGAGCGAGGAAGATTTCGAACTCCAACCTCCAGGCCCTCCGTTTATCCGCGAGGCCCAGCGTCTAGGTGTGGAAGATCTCAAGGATCCGCTCACCAACGGATACATCCCCGCCTACGATGTGCAGTCGCCCGGACTCCATCCTCCCAAGAAGGTCGAACTCGGCCAACGTGCAGCGCGTTGGGCTCTGAACAAGTTTTACGACCAGAAGGCGCAATGGGAGGAGGCGAAATTGCTTTCGGTCAAAACGGAAGGGGACGAGATGATCCTCACTTTTGACAAACGGGTGCAACGTGTCGACTGGGGAAACATCCTCGAAGGCTTTGCCCTCGCGGGGGAGGATGGCAAATACTACAAAGCCTACGCCCGCCGCTCGACCAAAGGCGATATCTGGGAAGCAGCCAAGACCGTCCATGTCTGGAGCCCGCTGGTGCCTCAGCCGGTTCACGTTCGATATGCTTGGGGGCACTCTCCAATGGGCAATCTCAAGGTAGCAGGTTTACCGGAAATGCCGATTCCCGAATTCCGCACGGATTCCTGGGATCTTCCTGAAAGCGAGGATCTAACCGACAAAGGCCTTACCAGGGAATTTTCCAAAGAGTGGCAAGAAGACGGAAAAGCCCGTCTCGAATACCGCCGCACCGAAGAGGCCAAACGCGCGCTCGAAATCATCGAGCGTCTCAAAACGCTCGGTAAGCCAACCCCATAA
- a CDS encoding PDZ domain-containing protein, whose protein sequence is MRHFIPYVITLMVMGGVVTSSLRAEAPPQGQPKLGFTGTIVDMPKDFEIPAPEGLPNRGIRVDRVNASGPAAKMGLERGDIIVAIDIWRFTTLEGYLQALRCAEQRPSIYIRNVRNGKLIRRTIDLPHQVNEEECMAKSPHTYWIAIDLEEDMRE, encoded by the coding sequence ATGAGACATTTCATTCCTTATGTCATCACATTAATGGTAATGGGGGGCGTAGTAACCTCTAGCTTACGCGCAGAGGCACCACCGCAAGGGCAGCCCAAACTTGGGTTTACAGGAACGATTGTCGATATGCCCAAGGACTTTGAGATTCCAGCGCCCGAAGGGCTGCCGAATCGGGGCATACGGGTCGATCGTGTTAATGCCAGCGGACCAGCGGCAAAAATGGGGCTCGAGCGAGGCGACATCATTGTTGCCATCGACATTTGGCGATTCACAACACTCGAAGGTTATCTTCAAGCTTTGCGATGCGCCGAGCAGCGTCCATCGATCTACATTCGGAACGTGAGAAATGGAAAGCTTATTCGCCGTACCATCGATTTGCCACATCAAGTCAACGAGGAAGAATGTATGGCTAAATCTCCCCACACCTATTGGATTGCCATCGATCTCGAAGAGGATATGCGTGAGTAG
- a CDS encoding AAA family ATPase: MSPIDKVLAKLENVRQSGNRWKACCPAHNDRNPSLSIAVGDQGNVLLTCHAKCSLEEICQAMGIEKRDLWPERDRPQKRPKTSSKIVAEYDYRDETGKVLFQVVRFEPKDFRQRKPSEGGGWDWSVKGVRVIPYSLPDIVGNPGVDVGIPEGERDVDNLKDLGMLATCNAGGAGKWTAEHAAFLAGRDVVIFPDNDEPGRNHAQQVAHTLEGIAKSIRVVKLPGLPLKGDVSDWIAAGGTLEQLAQLLKATPMWEPTPIPESEQPLEPGPILTCLADVEAREVDWLWPGRIPMGRITLLVGSPGEGKSFMTIDATSRVTTGTPWPDGRPCPQGSVILISAEDDPADTIRPRLDAHGADARKVQLLAAVRRVDGEGQRYEKLITLADVDAIESALERYPDCKLIVIDPIGSFLGGKTDAHRDNEVRSVLTPILKLAEKVGAAVLIVAHRRKGAGTSADELALGSRAFTGIARAVWHITRDPDNKERRLFLPGKNNLAHEGEGLAYSISGEPARIVWEADSVAMSADDALALQYKQSTRGKPGPIAATRSEAVDWLTSALASGPRLAKELEDEWKNGEAGSKRTLGRAKRELGIISERHEIPGPWWWRWPDNNASPAEATELGTLGNVEETAGNLAYLDGNSSKIAKMAMSDSLEEPPALEAG; the protein is encoded by the coding sequence ATGAGCCCCATCGATAAAGTGCTCGCCAAGCTTGAAAACGTGAGGCAATCAGGCAATAGGTGGAAAGCCTGTTGCCCCGCGCATAACGACCGAAACCCCAGCCTTTCGATTGCGGTAGGGGACCAAGGGAACGTGCTTCTCACCTGCCACGCCAAGTGCTCGCTCGAGGAAATCTGCCAAGCCATGGGCATCGAAAAGCGCGACCTTTGGCCCGAGCGTGATCGACCACAAAAGCGACCGAAGACAAGTAGCAAGATTGTCGCCGAGTACGACTATCGCGACGAAACGGGGAAGGTGCTTTTCCAAGTGGTGCGCTTCGAGCCTAAAGACTTTCGGCAGCGAAAGCCGAGCGAGGGTGGTGGCTGGGATTGGTCCGTGAAAGGTGTGCGAGTGATCCCCTATAGCCTCCCTGACATCGTCGGCAACCCCGGTGTGGACGTCGGTATTCCAGAAGGGGAGAGAGACGTCGACAACCTTAAGGACCTTGGAATGCTTGCCACATGCAACGCTGGCGGCGCTGGAAAGTGGACCGCCGAGCACGCCGCGTTTCTCGCTGGTCGCGATGTCGTGATCTTCCCCGACAATGACGAGCCCGGCCGCAATCACGCCCAGCAAGTGGCCCATACCCTTGAAGGAATCGCGAAGTCGATTCGAGTGGTCAAACTCCCCGGCCTGCCTCTGAAAGGAGACGTAAGCGACTGGATTGCAGCAGGAGGAACCCTCGAACAACTCGCCCAACTATTGAAAGCAACCCCCATGTGGGAACCGACGCCAATTCCCGAGTCCGAGCAACCACTCGAGCCCGGCCCGATTCTAACTTGCCTTGCTGATGTTGAAGCCCGCGAAGTCGACTGGCTATGGCCCGGCCGTATTCCGATGGGACGAATCACACTGCTAGTCGGCAGTCCTGGCGAGGGAAAGTCGTTCATGACGATCGACGCCACTTCGCGAGTTACTACCGGCACCCCTTGGCCCGATGGTCGCCCCTGCCCCCAAGGGTCGGTGATTCTCATTTCTGCCGAAGACGACCCAGCTGACACTATTCGCCCCCGACTCGATGCTCATGGAGCCGACGCACGAAAGGTGCAACTGCTTGCTGCGGTTCGCCGCGTTGATGGTGAGGGGCAGCGGTACGAAAAGCTGATAACGCTTGCTGATGTCGATGCCATCGAATCGGCCCTAGAGAGATACCCCGACTGCAAGCTGATTGTGATTGACCCTATCGGCAGCTTTCTTGGTGGGAAGACCGACGCCCACCGAGACAACGAAGTGCGATCGGTGCTCACTCCTATTCTCAAGCTTGCTGAGAAAGTTGGCGCAGCTGTTTTGATCGTTGCCCATCGACGGAAGGGAGCCGGAACAAGTGCCGACGAACTGGCCCTAGGTAGCCGCGCGTTCACCGGCATTGCCCGAGCGGTGTGGCATATCACCCGCGATCCCGACAACAAGGAACGTCGGCTGTTTCTTCCTGGCAAAAACAACCTTGCCCACGAAGGAGAGGGGCTAGCCTATTCAATCAGCGGCGAACCTGCGCGAATTGTTTGGGAAGCGGATAGTGTGGCGATGAGTGCCGACGATGCTCTCGCGCTTCAGTACAAACAATCGACTCGAGGCAAACCCGGCCCGATAGCGGCAACACGTAGCGAAGCAGTGGATTGGCTGACGTCGGCGCTCGCAAGTGGCCCTCGCTTGGCAAAAGAACTTGAAGACGAATGGAAGAACGGCGAAGCGGGAAGCAAACGAACGCTAGGGCGAGCCAAGCGAGAACTAGGAATTATCTCCGAGCGCCACGAAATCCCTGGCCCTTGGTGGTGGCGATGGCCCGACAACAATGCCAGCCCAGCCGAAGCGACAGAACTTGGCACTCTTGGCAATGTTGAAGAAACTGCGGGAAATCTGGCGTATCTCGATGGCAACAGTTCCAAGATTGCCAAGATGGCCATGTCGGATAGCCTCGAGGAACCACCGGCACTAGAAGCGGGGTGA